GCATCCATGCTGCGTTACATCTCGGCTCCGAACAAAAGCGGTGTTCCACTGGAAAGAGAAATCGACTACTGTGAGCGATATTTGGAGTGTATGAAAATTCGGTTCGAAGATGATCTGCTTTATGAATTCCATGTTCCGGACTCGATGAAAAATCTTCAGGTGCCCATGCTGCTGATTCAGCCTTTGCTGGAAAATGTCATGAAATATGGACTGCGTGATACACCACCCTGGAAGCTGCGTATCATTGGAGAGCTGGATACCTTACAGGAAACCTGGCTAATGACCGTCGAAGATAACGGACCTGGCATGGAACCCGAGGCGCTCAAGCTCATCCAGCAGTACATACAACAATCACAGGAATGGGAGCGTATGCCTGAACTTGAGATCAACGGGATGGGATTGAAAAACATCTGGATCAGGCTCAAATTATGGTATGGTTCCGCGGCACATATGCATATTTCAAATAAACCTTCTGGCGGCGTCAGCATTACGATTGGCGGTTCCATTCGAAAGGAGCACAGTTAAAACTCATGGTGATGACATATAGAACCATTATTGTGGAAGATGAGGCGTTAATTCGTCGCAACGTATCCCGGAAATTCAGCGAGTTGGGCACACGGTTCGAGGTTATCGGTGAGGCTAGGAATGGGCAGGAAGCATTGGAACTGATTGAACATACGGTGCCGGATCTGGTCGTTACCGATATTCAGATGCCCGTCATGAATGGGCTGGAACTGGCGAAACATCTGTATTTTGCTTATCCGCATGTCAAGATCGTGATCCTGAGCGGCCATCATGAGTTTGAGTTTGCACGTCAGGCGATCAGTTACAAAGTGGAGGATTATCTGCTTAAACCCCTCACGGAAGAACAGCTTCGGTCACTGTTGGATGCGATGGAATTAAAGCTGGGCAGTGCAGAGGACTCGCTGGCACATGTCAGTGCAATGCTGGATGAACAGGTGAAGCCGGAGGATATTGCAGAGGCCGTCAAGTTGTATTTGAAACAGAACTATATGCATGAAATTACGTTACAGGACATGGCAGGACAGATGCATTTTAGTGTGGATTACCTGGGGAAGTGTTTCAAAAAGGTGACAGGTGAAACCCCGCTCAAATACATGACAGGGCTTCGAATCAACGAAGCAAAACGCATGCTCGCGGCCTTTGAAGATATGGATATCAA
Above is a window of Paenibacillus sp. E222 DNA encoding:
- a CDS encoding response regulator, which translates into the protein MVMTYRTIIVEDEALIRRNVSRKFSELGTRFEVIGEARNGQEALELIEHTVPDLVVTDIQMPVMNGLELAKHLYFAYPHVKIVILSGHHEFEFARQAISYKVEDYLLKPLTEEQLRSLLDAMELKLGSAEDSLAHVSAMLDEQVKPEDIAEAVKLYLKQNYMHEITLQDMAGQMHFSVDYLGKCFKKVTGETPLKYMTGLRINEAKRMLAAFEDMDIKTVGKAVGYSDSHYFSRIFKNKTGLYPSEYRQRLQ